The DNA segment GCTCTTTGTGAGCGAAAAAACGCGAAGAATCCCACATGTGCGATTTGCAATAGCACATATCGGCTTAACGAATATCGACGGCTTTGGGGAGACGGCGGCTGTGCATGATTGACACAATTTGCCAAAAGTTTTATACTTTGGTTGGTGTTAAATAGAGATGAATTGTACAAAAAGCTAGCGGACGGCATTCGAAAGCATCGAGAAACAGAAGATTTAAGCCAAGAAGATCTTGCTAGCCGCGCAGGTTTGAGCAGAGCACAACTTGCCAATATCGAAAAGCAGCGCCAGCGTCCACCGCTTGATGTCCTTTACAAGCTCGCCGGCGCGCTTAATGTAGACGTTACCGAACTCCTGCCTCGCCAGGATGAGGTCATAGCAGTCGCCGACCAGGTTACCATGGACTACGCTGGCGATACGGTTAACGTGACTCCCGCGGCGGCCAGCTATCTCAGGGGCCTCGGGAACTCGCAGAATCGCTGATGGGCAGCGCGGTAGAAGCTGCCGTTCGTACGGCTCAGCGAATCCTCAAGCAGAATCCGCAGCGCCTTCCAATCGATGTTATCGCGATTGCGAAAGCGCACGGGTTTAGTGTCGATTTCGAGCCGTTCGAAGATACGTTATCTGGG comes from the Candidatus Baltobacteraceae bacterium genome and includes:
- a CDS encoding helix-turn-helix transcriptional regulator, whose amino-acid sequence is MTQFAKSFILWLVLNRDELYKKLADGIRKHRETEDLSQEDLASRAGLSRAQLANIEKQRQRPPLDVLYKLAGALNVDVTELLPRQDEVIAVADQVTMDYAGDTVNVTPAAASYLRGLGNSQNR